The DNA region GCTATTGAGTGATTTAAAGCATCGTCAAAGAACAGTATTTTATGGTGTCTATGCATTTTTAAGTACTTGTATGAGTTTTAAGATACAATCTCTTCGATTAATTCATTCGAAAAGGATCAATATTCTTACTAAGTTTAAAAAAGTTGATAAAGACCTTTATTTATGATTTATTCTATATTTAATCATTTGGAACAGATGAAGCTATTGCTGCTTCTGGGTCAGAAAAGTTTAAAAATTCCTATGGTCGGTAATTTTTTTTCTGTTGGATTTGAATATTTAATCAGAATTTTTTTTGCCAGTGACATTTCATGTAAGGCAACAATTCCTAGGAATGTAACTTTTGTTCATGGTCATGATATTGTTATTGGAAGTGAAGTCATAATAGGAAACAATTGTAAAATATTCAATGGTGTGACTTTAGGAAATAAAGATACCGAGAGTGGTTTAAACAGCCATCCAACTATTGGTGATAATTGTGTAATCTCAACGGGTGCCAAAGTAATGGGAAATATTCGGGTAGGAAATAATTGTATCATAGGAGCGAACTCTGTTCTGTTTATTGATGTTCCAGATAATTCCATTGCTGTAGGGGTACCTGCCAGGATTTTAAGAAAGGATTAACTGAATGACGACGGCAGATGCATATAACAGTATAAAAAAGTGGTGGTATCTGCCCTTCTTAGCCTATGTAATACCGAATATATTTATGGCCGGTTTTACCTCAGTTATTGACCTGCTATTTGTAGACAATATTCCTCTACCACTAACTGCGAGTTATTGGCAAATAGGTATTTCCTTGATTTTAGTGCTTCTGTCTTTTTATTTCATAAAGTATGTATCGTTAACGTTTAATAAAATTGGATTTGCTTATAGGGATTCTGCCCCAAGTAGTTACTTAGGAGTAGTTATCTTTATATTGCAGTTTTTTCAATTGATTGTACTAATCATTTTTGATTTTGGAAGAGTTGGAGGCGTTTCAACATCTAGTAATTATTTAGTTTTACTGGCTAGCTATATACCTTCAGATACACTTTTCTTAGTTTATTATGGTCACCATAGGAAAAATGGAGTTCCTTGGTTTAACCTTGCTGTCTATTTAATTACGTCTATATTACAAGGTTGGACGGGTATTTGGTTGATATTGTTTTTTATAGAATTTTACCATCAGCTAAATGTGATACCCTTTAAGAGAGTCGTAAGAAGAGGTTTATTGGTAATAATTGTGTTGGCGTTGCTTTACCCCGTAATAGATAAATATAAATATATATTGCGAGGAGGAGAAGACTTTCAGGCTCATACAGCACTTGAGTCAGCAGGTGCATTGATGAATAGGTTACAGCAAGTGTCCGGTGTTATTTTAATATATCAAGAGCAGGCCCAGTTAAGTCGGGCCTTAAATGATAATGAAATAATACCCTTCTATTTAGATAATAGATTAGGGCTTTTGTTTTCTTATTCAGCGCAAAGGGTAAGTATGCAAAAGTATCTTACGACTAATTATTTAATTGACAGAGATTTATTTAGCAGAGACACTGATATTGACGCACTTGGATGGTATACAAATGTTGGAATAGCAGGTTGGTTTCTAGTATTGAGTCCGATTGAGAATGTCTTTTATATTTTTTTTATCATTTTAATAATAGTAGTGCCATTTTTAATTAATCATTATTTTTTAAAAAGTAAGGAGATTATACCTGTAATCCAGACTTTAACTATTATTTATGCATTTCATGGGTGGTTTAGTGTTCAATTAGGGTTTATATCGGGTGTTATTTTGTATGTTATGTTATACAATTTATTTATTAAAAGGGTAACAAATAGCTATTAATATGAAGGAATTTTTAAATAAAGTGTTTGATTTGGTCCTTTTTTTTACAAAAGGAGGAGTGGTGTATGCCAGAAGAAAGGGAGTTAAGGTTGGTAAAAATTGTAGGATTTATACTACGAATTTTGGAACAGAGCCTTGGCTGATTGAAATCGGTGAAAAGGTTACCGTGACATCAGGAGTTATAATTTTAACTCATGATGGATCAACATGGCTGTTTAATGATCAAAAGGGTAGACGATATTCTTACAAGAAAGTATTGATAGGGAATAATGTATTCATAGGTGTAAATAGCATAATATTACCTGGAGTCAAAATTGATGACAATGTAGTAATAGCAGCAGGAAGTGTTGTTACTAAATCCGTGCCATCAGGAGTTCTAATTGGCGGAAATCCGGCGAAAATAATCGGGAGCTATGATGAATACAAAAAGCGGGCTTTAGAAAGTTATACTTCAGATGACGATCTGGACAAAAATCTTAACTATAAAGAAAGAATAGATAAAATTATTGATAGTGATTTTAAGAAATATTTAGATTAGTATGTGTGGAATTTATGTGAGCAATATTGTCGAAAATGCTAGTGAGGCAAAATCTAAATTGGAACAGATTAAATTTAGGGGGCCTGATTGTACTGGAATACTTGAAGTTGGTAATATTGTTTTTGGGCACCTCAGATTAGCAATTTTGGATCTGGATGTCAGATCTAATCAACCATTTGTTCACGACAATCTGATTATTGTTTTTAATGGCGAGATATATAACTACCTGGATATTAAAAAAGAGTTGGTCGCTTGCGGGTATTCATTTCATACCAATAGTGATACAGAGGTATTGATTATTGCTTATCAAGAATGGGGGGTAGGTTGTCTCGACAAGCTTAATGGTATGTTTGCTTTCTCTATTTACAATAAGCAGACTAACACACTATTTGTGGCGAGGGATAGACTGGGTGTAAAACCACTTTATTATTCGTGGGATAACGGGAAGATTGAGATTTGCAGCCAATTAAGGCCCATCGCGGATGAAAAAACAATTAATGCTTCGGCTGTGAGTATGTTCTTGGAATTGACCTATATTCCGAGTCCATTTACTATATATAATGAAGTCAAGAAATTACCTCCCGGTAATTACATGTATGTCGATTTGAATAGTAATGAGCTGACAATTAGTGAGTATTGGAATTTGAAGAAAGTTCAACTCGTAAATATTTCTTATGATGAAGCGAAAACTGAATTAAAGAAACTATTAGCTGATGCAGTTAAAATAAGATTACAATCTGATGTTCCAATTGGTACTTTTTTATCTGGAGGTATAGATTCTGCTCTTGTGACGAGTATTGCATCTTCTGTTGCTGGGAATACCGTAAATACTTATTCGATTGGCTTTGATGAGTCTAAATATGATGAAAGTAGACTTGCAGAAACTTATAGTAGTATTTTAGGTACAAACCATACAACGATAAAATGTACACCTGAAGATGTTATTAAACATATACCTCAGCTGATAGGTGTGTACGATGAACCGTTTGCTGACAGTTCCGCGCTTCCTTCAATATTATTGGCCTCTATTACAAGACAACATGTTACCGTCGCCTTATCGGGTGATGGCGGAGATGAAAGCTTTATAGGATACAATTATTTTGAATGGATAAGAAAATTCGCGTATTTCTTGAAGATCCCGGGATTTATGAGAGGTATTTTAGGTGCAAGAATTATTGGCAAGATATTTCCAAAAGCTGCTAAATACACAGAACTGTTATCAATCAGCACTATTCATGAATTTATTCTGGAAATCTTCCGAGGATTTAATTCGATTACTTTGGTGAGAGAAGATTCTTGGTTTAAACATTATGCTAAGTATTTCCAGTTGAGCAATGATGTTTATCAGAATGCGGCAGACTTAAATATAAAGCTATGGCTGGAAAACGACAGTAATGTGAAGGTGGACAGAGCAAGTATGGCTTCTTCAATTGAAGTTAGAAGTCCTTTTTTAGATTATAGAATAATTGAATTTGCCAGAAGTCTTCCAATTTCTTTTCGGTATAGGAAAGGGGTTAGAAAGAAAATATTAAGAGATCTTTTAAAGGAATATATTGCGGAAGATATATTTACTGCACCTAAAAAAGGATTTGCGATTCCGATTTCATCTTGGATACGTAATGAACTTCGGGAAGAATTCATGCAAACACTTTCTGATGAATTCCTCCGAACAGTTCCTAATCTAAACGTAAAAAAGTTTAAAATGATGATTGATGCTCATCTTAATGGTACCAGAGATTATTCGTCCTATATTTGGAGAGTATACGTATTGGCAAAATGGTATGAGGAGTTTGGTTTCTATCAAGGGCATGAAAAGAAATAAAATTCTGATAATTGTTCCAAGTCTAAAGGCTGGAGGAGCGGAGCGGGTATTGTCTTTCTTGTCTAAAGAAGTTGATAAAGTTAAATTTGACGTATTATTGGTCGTAGTGGGATTTGAAAAAGACGCGACTTATGAAACGGGTCCGAATGTGGTTTTTTTGAAAGAAGAGAGACTACTTTTTGCTATTCCCAAACTGGTAAATGCGATATTTAGATTTAAACCCAGGATTATCGTTGGGTCAATAGTGCATGTTAATATATTTCTCGGGTTGTTGAAGGTGTTTTTGAGAGGCAAAAAGATAGTTATAAGAGAAGCCAGTGTGATATCAAAAATGAGTAAGTATACTTCTCATCGCTTAATTTTTAATCCAAATCTAATCAGATGGATTTATGGGAAGGCAGATATGATCATCTGTCAATCTTATGATATGTATAATGATTTTAGAAATCACTATGGTATCCAAGGTAAAAGATTGACTGTAATTAACAATCCGATTACTCAGGCAAATTCTTCTACAAAAAAAACGTTTGTTAAGAAAAACGTGCCACCAGTTAAATTTATAACTATAGGTCGGTTAAGTGAAGAGAAAGGGCATATAAGGATTTTAAACCAGCTTGCGAAAATTACTTTTGAATTTGAGTATACAATTATTGGCGAAGGTCCTCTGAAGGATAGCATTTTTGAGATTGTTCATCGTTTTGGGCTAAGCGATAAAGTTAAATACATCCCACATACTCATGATGTAATAGGACAACTTGAAAATCATCACTTGTTTTTACAAGGGTCGTTTGTTGAAGGTTTTCCGAATAGTTTACTTGAAAGTTGTGTTTCGGGAACTCCTGTACTGGCGTATTCTGCTCCAGGTGGTACGAATGAAATTATTGAAGAAGCAGTTAATGGCTATATGGTAGATGATGATGAAGCGTATTTCAGGATTTTAAATAATCCAGATGCTTACGTTCACTTGGATAGACTGAAAATAATAGAATCTGTTGATGTCAAATTTTCTCCCGAAAGAATTTTGTCACAATATGAACGCCTTTTTGAAGAGATATGATAATGCACATTATTACTTCTCTCGGCGTAGGTGGCGCGGAGACTATGCTTAGTAAAATTGTACTTGGAAGAAAAAAACAAGGTTTAGACGACGTTGTGATCTGTTTAACCGCAAGAGACAAAATAGGAGATTTGTTAGTGTCAAATAATGTCCAAGTTTATTATTTAAACATGAACTCATTTTCGACTTCAGTTAAAGCTTTATTTTTATTAAATAAATTGTTAAAAGAATATAGTCCGGAGATTGTTCAGACTTGGCTCTATCACGCCGATTTTATTGGTGGAATCATTGCTAAGCTTCGTAAAATAAAGGTTGTCTGGAATATCAGGCAAACTAAATTTACTTCGCTCGCTTCCTTTACAACCATAATCATAATGAGGTTGTGTGCTGTATTATCTTATTTTGTACCGAGCAAGATTGTTTGCGCAGCGAATGCTTCCTTGCAACAGCATGCTAAATTTGGATATTCGAGGAAGAAGCTAGTTGTTATTCCTAATGGATTTGTAGCGGCTGAGGATATCGATTCAAAGATATTGAACGAGCTGAAAAC from Pedobacter africanus includes:
- a CDS encoding serine O-acetyltransferase, with product MKLLLLLGQKSLKIPMVGNFFSVGFEYLIRIFFASDISCKATIPRNVTFVHGHDIVIGSEVIIGNNCKIFNGVTLGNKDTESGLNSHPTIGDNCVISTGAKVMGNIRVGNNCIIGANSVLFIDVPDNSIAVGVPARILRKD
- a CDS encoding acyltransferase, which translates into the protein MKEFLNKVFDLVLFFTKGGVVYARRKGVKVGKNCRIYTTNFGTEPWLIEIGEKVTVTSGVIILTHDGSTWLFNDQKGRRYSYKKVLIGNNVFIGVNSIILPGVKIDDNVVIAAGSVVTKSVPSGVLIGGNPAKIIGSYDEYKKRALESYTSDDDLDKNLNYKERIDKIIDSDFKKYLD
- the wzy gene encoding oligosaccharide repeat unit polymerase; this translates as MTTADAYNSIKKWWYLPFLAYVIPNIFMAGFTSVIDLLFVDNIPLPLTASYWQIGISLILVLLSFYFIKYVSLTFNKIGFAYRDSAPSSYLGVVIFILQFFQLIVLIIFDFGRVGGVSTSSNYLVLLASYIPSDTLFLVYYGHHRKNGVPWFNLAVYLITSILQGWTGIWLILFFIEFYHQLNVIPFKRVVRRGLLVIIVLALLYPVIDKYKYILRGGEDFQAHTALESAGALMNRLQQVSGVILIYQEQAQLSRALNDNEIIPFYLDNRLGLLFSYSAQRVSMQKYLTTNYLIDRDLFSRDTDIDALGWYTNVGIAGWFLVLSPIENVFYIFFIILIIVVPFLINHYFLKSKEIIPVIQTLTIIYAFHGWFSVQLGFISGVILYVMLYNLFIKRVTNSY
- a CDS encoding glycosyltransferase — translated: MKRNKILIIVPSLKAGGAERVLSFLSKEVDKVKFDVLLVVVGFEKDATYETGPNVVFLKEERLLFAIPKLVNAIFRFKPRIIVGSIVHVNIFLGLLKVFLRGKKIVIREASVISKMSKYTSHRLIFNPNLIRWIYGKADMIICQSYDMYNDFRNHYGIQGKRLTVINNPITQANSSTKKTFVKKNVPPVKFITIGRLSEEKGHIRILNQLAKITFEFEYTIIGEGPLKDSIFEIVHRFGLSDKVKYIPHTHDVIGQLENHHLFLQGSFVEGFPNSLLESCVSGTPVLAYSAPGGTNEIIEEAVNGYMVDDDEAYFRILNNPDAYVHLDRLKIIESVDVKFSPERILSQYERLFEEI
- the asnB gene encoding asparagine synthase (glutamine-hydrolyzing), which gives rise to MCGIYVSNIVENASEAKSKLEQIKFRGPDCTGILEVGNIVFGHLRLAILDLDVRSNQPFVHDNLIIVFNGEIYNYLDIKKELVACGYSFHTNSDTEVLIIAYQEWGVGCLDKLNGMFAFSIYNKQTNTLFVARDRLGVKPLYYSWDNGKIEICSQLRPIADEKTINASAVSMFLELTYIPSPFTIYNEVKKLPPGNYMYVDLNSNELTISEYWNLKKVQLVNISYDEAKTELKKLLADAVKIRLQSDVPIGTFLSGGIDSALVTSIASSVAGNTVNTYSIGFDESKYDESRLAETYSSILGTNHTTIKCTPEDVIKHIPQLIGVYDEPFADSSALPSILLASITRQHVTVALSGDGGDESFIGYNYFEWIRKFAYFLKIPGFMRGILGARIIGKIFPKAAKYTELLSISTIHEFILEIFRGFNSITLVREDSWFKHYAKYFQLSNDVYQNAADLNIKLWLENDSNVKVDRASMASSIEVRSPFLDYRIIEFARSLPISFRYRKGVRKKILRDLLKEYIAEDIFTAPKKGFAIPISSWIRNELREEFMQTLSDEFLRTVPNLNVKKFKMMIDAHLNGTRDYSSYIWRVYVLAKWYEEFGFYQGHEKK